In Fischerella sp. PCC 9605, the genomic window GCTTGACCTCTACAAACTTTGGTGAATTTCGCTTTCTCTGTGCAGTCTTCAGGGTTTTGTTGATGGTTGATGGTTGTTAGTTGTTTGCAGTTTTTTACAACCAACCACCAACAACCAACAAACACCAAAAAGTTTTCCTGGTGTCAATGGCGCGGTGGAACCACTCTGAACCCATCCCGAACTCAGTTGTGAAACGCTGCTGCGGCGACGATAGTTGTCGGGTTGCCGACCGCCAAAATAGCTCGATGCCAGGACTTAATCATAAAAAAGCCTCTCTGTAATTACCAGAGGGGCTTTTTGAATTATGGTTATAGAAATGTCTATATTTATTCTTTGAGTATTTTCTTTTGGAAATATATACAGATGAGAAATATTGCTATTAAATTTGGAATAAGTTCTGCTTCTATACTTATGGCTTTAAATGTTTTAGATTATTTATACGAAGAAGAAAAACATGATTATCAAAGGTCAGACTATCCTAAGCTTAGAAAAGATTTTATCAAATATGCAAAAGAAAAACCTTTTTCTAATGAATTTAGAGAAACTCAAAAAAGTCTTGAAAAATTACGTATTAGATTTTATGCAAGATTAATTTCATGTCTCTCTACTATCAGACAGTTAGAAGAAAATCTCGAAGATATTTTTAAGAAATTTACACAATACGATGAGAGTAAACAAAATAAAAAAGATTGTATAGTTCAGGCAATCAAAGAAAGGAAAGAAGAGATTAAAAGATATTATGTGTGGAGAGATAAAGTATTTTCTCACTTAGAAACGAATGGTTCAAAAGATTTAAAAGAAGAGATTAGGTTTTTATATGGCGGTTACATCATTGATATTAGCAAGGAAGAATGTTTGTCTCTTAAACCTAATCCTGAACTATTAATTTTTTCAGAATTAGATATTATTACTCAACATGAAAAATTACTGCAACATTATGATAATTGGGAAACATTGTTTAATGCTTACTCTACCAGCTAATTTACTATATTCAACGAGCTGGTAGCGATTGCGTGGAAGGAAGCTAAACCCAAAGTCAAGTCTAATGGTAAACTTTGGATTTCGTTCCTCAAAACAAACTTTGCTTAAAATGATGTAAGCATGATGCAGAAATTTGGGAACACTAAGTAAAACAAAGCTTTGAAAGATTCCCATTGCTAGCTATGACTTTCTACTATAACCCTAAAACGAAGCAACTTGAACCAGATTCAGATTTAGTTGATTTTGCAGCAATAGCACCTGCTATTATTCCTTTTAGCCCTATGGGATTAGTCTATGTAATGCTCAAACAATTCTTTCAGCCTGGAAGTCTTGGAAAAGACGATGCGAAAAACATAGAAACCATTATTAAAGCTGGTAAGGATAACGGTGTAGATGAAATGGAGATAGAACTAGATCGTGAAGTTATGCAAGGTTTAGATATAAATGCATTTCAAGAGGTAGAGGGAATCAACGTAACACTAGGTCAGAAAGGTAAAAGTCGTTATCGACTCAAGGTAAAGTATAAGAATTAATTCAAGCCAGAACCGATTTTGGCAAATCTATACCAAAACAAACATCTACGGCTAAGTTTTACTATGTAATCACTCGATTGCAGAGAACAAAGACAGGTCAGCTTTACAGTAATTTAGGCTTGGCTCTTAGAGACATAGGGCATCACTGGTACGCTAATACGCTCTATGTCTGGAGCTGGGACAATGATTGCGTATATCAATTGGTTGAATTTGGAAAGACTTGGATCGCAGATGAGGTACAAGTAAAGGATCGCGATCATGCTTCTGTATTTATTGGGTATGGTGGTTCCGAAAAGCCTCCTCCGGTGGTAATTTACTAGTGGGACTAATACTACTAATGCAAGCGATCGCATTAGCATTACTGCCACAATTGCGCGATCGCCCTCAATTAACAAATGGATACCTAAAGATACAACTTTAGCTTACTCCCAGCCTCAAAAGTATCTCCGCTTGCATCTGTGCATTTATACGCTGCAATGCGCGATTGACTGCACCCAAAATTGCAAGCAGCGAGGCTGTAACGATATTAGAGTGAATACCGACTCCGTATAACAAACCTGGAATAAAATCAGCTGCAATCTCTATGTAGGCGATCGCATTTGCGTTACTACCACCATTGCGCGATCGCTCTTCGTAATGGTGAATTCGCACACCCAAACCGAGAGCATTGACAAAAGCATCAATAGGCCCATTGCCTTGACCGTGAACTGTGATAATTTTCTCATGCAGTTGCAATTTTACTGAAATGTTTTGCACTCCACTGTAATCATCAGTTTCAGATAAGTGATGAGTCATGTACTTCAGCGGCGCACATGCGTGTAAATACTCTTGCTCAAACAACTGCCAAAGATCGCGAGAGGACATTTCTCTCCCAGAAGCATCCATTTGTGTTTGTACTGCTTGGCTAAACTCAATCTGCAAGCGTCGAGGCAAGACTAAATCATAGTCCCGTTCCAGCAAGAAAGCAATGCCCCCTTTCCCAGACTGACTGTTCACTCGTACCACAGATTCATATGTGCGTCCGACATCTGCTGGATCGAGTGGCAAGTATGGAACTTCCCAGAAGGCATCTGGTTTTTGTACGGCAAAGCCTTTCTTAATCGCGTCTTGATGGGAACCCGAAAAAGCTGTGAACACTAAGTCACCGACATAGGGATGACGGGGATGAATGGGTAGTTGCGTACTATCTTCAATAATTCTCGCCACTTCGTTAATGTTGGAAAAATCCAAACCAGGATGGATGCCTTGGGTATAGAGATTCAAAGCCAGCGTGACTAAATCGACATTACCAGTGCGTTCGCCATTGCCAAACAA contains:
- the leuA gene encoding 2-isopropylmalate synthase, which encodes MLKNPATKYRPFAPINLSDRTWTNKIITHPPIWLSTDLRDGNQALIEPMNVERKLRLFNLLVSIGFKEIEVAFPSASQTDFDFVRSLIEQELIPDDVTIQVLTQAREDLIRRTFAALRGAKSAIVHLYNATSPVFRRTVFGLDRLGTINLAVSAAKLFTELAAEHPETNWQFQYSPETFTATELDFAKEICDAVLDIWQPTPQHKAIINLPATVEVATPNTFADQVEWMHRNLQRRDSVIISVHPHNDRGCAVAAAELAQMAGAERVEGCLFGNGERTGNVDLVTLALNLYTQGIHPGLDFSNINEVARIIEDSTQLPIHPRHPYVGDLVFTAFSGSHQDAIKKGFAVQKPDAFWEVPYLPLDPADVGRTYESVVRVNSQSGKGGIAFLLERDYDLVLPRRLQIEFSQAVQTQMDASGREMSSRDLWQLFEQEYLHACAPLKYMTHHLSETDDYSGVQNISVKLQLHEKIITVHGQGNGPIDAFVNALGLGVRIHHYEERSRNGGSNANAIAYIEIAADFIPGLLYGVGIHSNIVTASLLAILGAVNRALQRINAQMQAEILLRLGVS